Sequence from the Candidatus Atribacteria bacterium genome:
CATTAGGAGATTGGAAAGATATTGAGGATATACAGCAAAAAATTGACCTAATGCTTGATTTAATAGCCAATCATATTTCATCCAAGAGCCTATGGTTTAAAGAATATTTAAAAGGGAATCCCAAATATGAAAACTATTTTCTTAGTATGGATAAAGATACTGATATATCTTCAGTTACCCGAGCAAGAGCCCATCCATTATTAACCAGATTTAAGAGAAAAGGTGAGGAAATATATCTTTGGACTACCTTTAGTTCTGATCAAATAGATCTTAATTATAATAATGAAAAAGTATTGAGGGAAATAATTGATGTTATATTATTCTATGCCAGCAAAAAGGTTAAAATTATTCGCCTTGATGCAATTGGCCATGCCTGGAAAAAATTAGGAACAAGTTGTATTAACTTAAAGGAAATACATTATATCATTCAATTGATTAGAAGCATTCTTGATGAAATTTTTCCGGATGTTTTGCTGATTACAGAAACCAATGTGCCCCATCAGGAAAATATAAGTTATTTTGGAGATGGCTATAATGAAGCGCAATTAATATATCAGTTTCCTCTTCCTTTATTAGTGATACATACATTCTTCACCGGTGATGCTTCTCGTCTTTTTGAATGGGCATCGCAGATTAAGAATCTTTCGGATAGAACGACCTTCTTTAACGTCTTGGCTACTCATGATGGCTTGGGAGTTGTTCCGGTTACAAATATTTTGTCCGATCAAGAAATAACTAATATTGCCAATGATGTAAGAGAAAAGGGCGGGTATATTTCTTATAAAAAAGTAAAAGATGGAACTGAAAAACCGTATGAAATGAATATCACTTATTATAGTGCTCTTAGCGATCCTAAGAATAGTAGTGAACTAAATGTAAAAAAATTTATTGCCTCTCAAGCAATCATTTTATCTTTAATAGGAATTCCGGGAATATATATTCATAGCTTGTTCGGTTCGAAAAATTATTTGGAAGGAGTAATGAAAACCGGTCAGAAAAGAACGATTAATCGAAAAAAGATTCCCTATGATAAATTAAAAGAAGATTTAACTAATTTGAATTCCAGGGAAAATAAAATATTTACTGAATTTATGAGATTAATTAATAAAAGGAAATCTGAAAAAGCCTTTCATCCTAACGGTAAGCAGGAAGTATTT
This genomic interval carries:
- a CDS encoding sugar phosphorylase, producing the protein LGDWKDIEDIQQKIDLMLDLIANHISSKSLWFKEYLKGNPKYENYFLSMDKDTDISSVTRARAHPLLTRFKRKGEEIYLWTTFSSDQIDLNYNNEKVLREIIDVILFYASKKVKIIRLDAIGHAWKKLGTSCINLKEIHYIIQLIRSILDEIFPDVLLITETNVPHQENISYFGDGYNEAQLIYQFPLPLLVIHTFFTGDASRLFEWASQIKNLSDRTTFFNVLATHDGLGVVPVTNILSDQEITNIANDVREKGGYISYKKVKDGTEKPYEMNITYYSALSDPKNSSELNVKKFIASQAIILSLIGIPGIYIHSLFGSKNYLEGVMKTGQKRTINRKKIPYDKLKEDLTNLNSRENKIFTEFMRLINKRKSEKAFHPNGKQEVFFLKRELFSLIRTSPDGKERIIAVHNITGNIQGLCLARNQFHLNEKEYYDIVSEKIINIEKILLEPYQMMWIKV